Proteins from a single region of Labedella gwakjiensis:
- a CDS encoding ABC transporter ATP-binding protein, whose product MSTLELRDVTKEYRLRGGFRGRTLTAVSHVDFTIESGRTTALVGQSGSGKSTIAKLLMQLERPTSGQVLFDGTPVGRHGAALRSYRSDVQMVFQDPFASLNPYHSVRHHLERPLRLHGKATTRDDLDTRVTSLLERVRLDPEMADRRPHELSGGQRQRIAIARALAPEPKILVADEPVSMLDVSIRLGVLNLLADLQNEEDLGVLYITHDLATARHFSDDILVMYRGEIVERGPADEVILNPQHEYTRLLAEAAPDPEKRIHA is encoded by the coding sequence ATGAGCACGCTCGAACTGCGCGACGTGACCAAGGAATACCGGTTGAGGGGAGGATTCCGTGGGCGCACGCTCACGGCGGTGTCACACGTCGACTTCACGATCGAGAGCGGTCGCACGACGGCCCTCGTCGGGCAGTCCGGCAGCGGGAAGTCGACCATCGCGAAGCTCCTCATGCAGTTGGAGCGACCGACGTCCGGGCAGGTCCTCTTCGACGGCACGCCCGTCGGTCGACACGGCGCTGCCCTCCGCTCCTATCGGAGCGACGTGCAGATGGTGTTCCAGGATCCGTTCGCCTCCCTCAACCCCTACCACTCCGTCCGTCATCACCTCGAGCGACCGCTGCGCCTGCACGGCAAGGCCACCACGCGGGACGATCTCGACACGCGGGTGACGTCGCTGCTCGAGCGTGTACGCCTCGACCCCGAGATGGCCGACAGGCGTCCGCACGAACTCTCGGGCGGACAGCGGCAGCGCATCGCGATCGCCCGGGCGCTCGCCCCCGAACCGAAGATCCTCGTCGCGGACGAGCCCGTGTCGATGCTCGACGTGTCCATCCGCCTCGGCGTCCTCAACCTCCTCGCCGACCTCCAGAACGAGGAGGACCTCGGCGTCCTCTACATCACCCACGACCTCGCGACCGCGCGGCACTTCTCCGATGACATCCTGGTGATGTACCGCGGGGAGATCGTCGAGAGGGGACCGGCGGACGAGGTCATCCTGAACCCGCAGCACGAGTACACGCGCCTCCTCGCAGAGGCGGCACCCGATCCAGAGAAGAGAATCCACGCGTGA